A region of Toxotes jaculatrix isolate fToxJac2 chromosome 23, fToxJac2.pri, whole genome shotgun sequence DNA encodes the following proteins:
- the LOC121176919 gene encoding uncharacterized transmembrane protein DDB_G0289901-like isoform X4, with product MDNRLVLVVLVVTLSWMSVNAQNNMTTANMITTENNMTTGNTMTTGNNMTTGNMTGGPGHVTGGPGNMTGGPGNMTGGPENMTGGPGHVTGGPGNMTGGPGNMTGGPGNMTGGPGHVTGGPGNMTGGPGNMTGGPGHVTGGPGNMTGGPGNMTGGPENVTGGPGNMTGSPGNTTTGNTMTGNTGNTMTGNTTTASPGNTANMTTEAPALIPNTTVETLETPVSRGGCGTERLCAAQPSECNPSNAGSCFFLSARRRSGQNFDFGLSGESEGYLAATLSTDTNFGDNDTTYVCANNNGAVKFFSTVLNNGRLIQRELNVNSVRGRIDGNKIQCTFAATLPTPTTRASGFALSVSTGPFNSTSGELGSPTAALRTEVVDPGNPNATVTNVLSPNTTASPNTTTPAVTTAEPTLTPNTTVETLETPVSREGCGTQRLCAAQPSECNPSNAGSCFFLSARQRNNGQNFDFGLSGLSEGYIAATLSTDTNVGNNDTTYVCANNNGVVKFFSTVLNNGRLIERVLNVNSVRGRVNGTKIQCTFAATVVTPSTRAPTVSISISNGTFNSTSGQLGDVNLQFRSGLVDLANANATVTNELNTTTTPAPTTPPSTTSHAITFQQSLTQALLITVGVLGLAML from the exons ATGGACAATAGACTGGTTCTCGTTGTCCTGGTTGTGACACTGTCCTGGATGTCAGTCAACGCAcaaaacaacatgacaacagCAAACATGATCACTACAGAAAACAACATGACTACAGGAAACACTATGActacaggaaacaacatgacaacag GAAACATGACAGGAGGCCCAGGACACGTGACAGGAGGCCCAGGAAACATGACAGGAGGCCCAGGAAACATGACAGGTGGACCAGAAAACATGACAGGAGGCCCAGGACATGTGACAGGAGGCCCAGGAAACATGACAGGAGGCCCAGGAAACATGACAGGAGGCCCAGGAAACATGACAGGAGGCCCAGGACATGTGACAGGAGGCCCAGGAAACATGACAGGAGGCCCAGGAAACATGACAGGAGGCCCAGGACATGTGACAGGAGGCCCAGGAAACATGACAGGAGGCCCAGGAAACATGACAGGAGGCCCAGAAAATGTGACAGGGGGCCCAGGAAACATGACAGGAAGCCCAGGAAACACCACGACAGGAAACACCatgacaggaaacacaggaaacaccaTGACAGGAAACACCACAACAGCAAGCCcaggaaacacagcaaataTGACAACAGAAGCCCCTGCACTGATTCCTAACACCACAGTGGAAACTCTTGAG ACACCTGTTTCCAGGGGAGGATGTGGGACCGAACGGCTCTGTGCAGCTCAGCCCTCTGAGTGCAACCCCTCCAATGCAGGATCATGCTTTTTTCTTTCCGCCAGGCGGAGGAGCGGTCAAAACTTTGACTTTGGGCTCTCAGGAGAGTCAGAGGGCTACCTTGCTGCCACCCTGTCAACTGACACCAACTTC GGAGATAACGACACAACCTACGTCTGTGCAAACAACAACGGTGCTGTTAAATTCTTTAGCACTGTCCTCAACAATGGCCGGCTGATTCAGAGAGAG ctgaatgtgaacTCTGTGAGGGGCAGGATCGATGGAAACAAAATCCAGTGTACATTTGCTGCCACATTACCAACCCCAACAACAAGAGCATCGGGTTTTGCACTCTCAGTCTCCACTGGACCTTTCAACAGCA CTTCTGGTGAGCTGGGAAGCCCCACCGCAGCACTAAGGACTGAAGTTGTAGACCCGGGAAATCCTAACGCCACTGTTACCAATGTGCTTTCCCCCAACACCACCGCTTCCCCCAACACTACCACACCAGCAGTAACAACCGCAGAGCCCACACTGACTCCTAACACCACAGTGGAAACTCTTGAG ACACCTGTTTCTAGGGAAGGATGTGGGACCCAGCGGCTCTGTGCAGCTCAGCCCTCTGAGTGCAACCCCTCCAATGCAGGATCATGCTTCTTTCTTTCCGCCAGGCAGCGGAACAATGGTCAAAACTTTGACTTTGGGCTCTCAGGACTTTCAGAGGGCTATATTGCTGCCACCCTGTCAACTGACACCAATGTG GGAAATAACGACACAACCTACGTCTGTGCAAACAACAACGGTGTTGTTAAATTCTTTAGCACTGTCCTCAACAATGGCCGGCTGATTGAGAGAGTG CTGAACGTGAACTCTGTGAGGGGAAGGGTCAATGGAACCAAAATCCAGTGTACGTTTGCTGCCACAGTAGTCACCCCATCAACTAGAGCTCCGACTGTCTCAATCTCCATCTCGAACGGAACTTTCAACAGCA CTTCTGGTCAGCTGGGAGACGTCAACCTCCAATTTAGGAGCGGTCTTGTAGACCTGGCAAACGCTAATGCCACTGTCACCAATGAACtgaacaccaccaccacccccgcCCCCACCACTCCCCCCAGCACCACTAGTCACGCCATCACCTTCCAGCAATCACTAACGCAGG CTCTGCTGATCACTGTGGGTGTGCTGGGTCTGGCCATGCTATGA
- the LOC121176919 gene encoding uncharacterized transmembrane protein DDB_G0289901-like isoform X2 has protein sequence MDNRLVLVVLVVTLSWMSVNAQNNMTTANMITTENNMTTGNTMTTGNNMTTGNMTGGPGNMTGGPGHVTGGPGNMTGGPGNMTGGPENMTGGPGHVTGGPGNMTGGPGNMTGGPGNMTGGPGHVTGGPGNMTGGPGNMTGGPGHVTGGPGNMTGGPGNMTGGPENVTGGPGNMTGSPGNTTTGNTMTGNTGNTMTGNTTTASPGNTANMTTEAPALIPNTTVETLETPVSRGGCGTERLCAAQPSECNPSNAGSCFFLSARRRSGQNFDFGLSGESEGYLAATLSTDTNFGDNDTTYVCANNNGAVKFFSTVLNNGRLIQRELNVNSVRGRIDGNKIQCTFAATLPTPTTRASGFALSVSTGPFNSTSGELGSPTAALRTEVVDPGNPNATVTNVLSPNTTASPNTTTPAVTTAEPTLTPNTTVETLETPVSREGCGTQRLCAAQPSECNPSNAGSCFFLSARQRNNGQNFDFGLSGLSEGYIAATLSTDTNVGNNDTTYVCANNNGVVKFFSTVLNNGRLIERVLNVNSVRGRVNGTKIQCTFAATVVTPSTRAPTVSISISNGTFNSTSGQLGDVNLQFRSGLVDLANANATVTNELNTTTTPAPTTPPSTTSHAITFQQSLTQALLITVGVLGLAML, from the exons ATGGACAATAGACTGGTTCTCGTTGTCCTGGTTGTGACACTGTCCTGGATGTCAGTCAACGCAcaaaacaacatgacaacagCAAACATGATCACTACAGAAAACAACATGACTACAGGAAACACTATGActacaggaaacaacatgacaacag GAAACATGACAGGAGGCCCAGGAAACATGACAGGAGGCCCAGGACACGTGACAGGAGGCCCAGGAAACATGACAGGAGGCCCAGGAAACATGACAGGTGGACCAGAAAACATGACAGGAGGCCCAGGACATGTGACAGGAGGCCCAGGAAACATGACAGGAGGCCCAGGAAACATGACAGGAGGCCCAGGAAACATGACAGGAGGCCCAGGACATGTGACAGGAGGCCCAGGAAACATGACAGGAGGCCCAGGAAACATGACAGGAGGCCCAGGACATGTGACAGGAGGCCCAGGAAACATGACAGGAGGCCCAGGAAACATGACAGGAGGCCCAGAAAATGTGACAGGGGGCCCAGGAAACATGACAGGAAGCCCAGGAAACACCACGACAGGAAACACCatgacaggaaacacaggaaacaccaTGACAGGAAACACCACAACAGCAAGCCcaggaaacacagcaaataTGACAACAGAAGCCCCTGCACTGATTCCTAACACCACAGTGGAAACTCTTGAG ACACCTGTTTCCAGGGGAGGATGTGGGACCGAACGGCTCTGTGCAGCTCAGCCCTCTGAGTGCAACCCCTCCAATGCAGGATCATGCTTTTTTCTTTCCGCCAGGCGGAGGAGCGGTCAAAACTTTGACTTTGGGCTCTCAGGAGAGTCAGAGGGCTACCTTGCTGCCACCCTGTCAACTGACACCAACTTC GGAGATAACGACACAACCTACGTCTGTGCAAACAACAACGGTGCTGTTAAATTCTTTAGCACTGTCCTCAACAATGGCCGGCTGATTCAGAGAGAG ctgaatgtgaacTCTGTGAGGGGCAGGATCGATGGAAACAAAATCCAGTGTACATTTGCTGCCACATTACCAACCCCAACAACAAGAGCATCGGGTTTTGCACTCTCAGTCTCCACTGGACCTTTCAACAGCA CTTCTGGTGAGCTGGGAAGCCCCACCGCAGCACTAAGGACTGAAGTTGTAGACCCGGGAAATCCTAACGCCACTGTTACCAATGTGCTTTCCCCCAACACCACCGCTTCCCCCAACACTACCACACCAGCAGTAACAACCGCAGAGCCCACACTGACTCCTAACACCACAGTGGAAACTCTTGAG ACACCTGTTTCTAGGGAAGGATGTGGGACCCAGCGGCTCTGTGCAGCTCAGCCCTCTGAGTGCAACCCCTCCAATGCAGGATCATGCTTCTTTCTTTCCGCCAGGCAGCGGAACAATGGTCAAAACTTTGACTTTGGGCTCTCAGGACTTTCAGAGGGCTATATTGCTGCCACCCTGTCAACTGACACCAATGTG GGAAATAACGACACAACCTACGTCTGTGCAAACAACAACGGTGTTGTTAAATTCTTTAGCACTGTCCTCAACAATGGCCGGCTGATTGAGAGAGTG CTGAACGTGAACTCTGTGAGGGGAAGGGTCAATGGAACCAAAATCCAGTGTACGTTTGCTGCCACAGTAGTCACCCCATCAACTAGAGCTCCGACTGTCTCAATCTCCATCTCGAACGGAACTTTCAACAGCA CTTCTGGTCAGCTGGGAGACGTCAACCTCCAATTTAGGAGCGGTCTTGTAGACCTGGCAAACGCTAATGCCACTGTCACCAATGAACtgaacaccaccaccacccccgcCCCCACCACTCCCCCCAGCACCACTAGTCACGCCATCACCTTCCAGCAATCACTAACGCAGG CTCTGCTGATCACTGTGGGTGTGCTGGGTCTGGCCATGCTATGA
- the LOC121176919 gene encoding uncharacterized transmembrane protein DDB_G0289901-like isoform X5, with translation MDNRLVLVVLVVTLSWMSVNAQNNMTTANMITTENNMTTGNTMTTGNNMTTGNMTGGPGHVTGGPGNMTGGPGNMTGGPGHVTGGPGNMTGGPGNMTGGPENVTGGPGNMTGSPGNTTTGNTMTGNTGNTMTGNTTTASPGNTANMTTEAPALIPNTTVETLETPVSRGGCGTERLCAAQPSECNPSNAGSCFFLSARRRSGQNFDFGLSGESEGYLAATLSTDTNFGDNDTTYVCANNNGAVKFFSTVLNNGRLIQRELNVNSVRGRIDGNKIQCTFAATLPTPTTRASGFALSVSTGPFNSTSGELGSPTAALRTEVVDPGNPNATVTNVLSPNTTASPNTTTPAVTTAEPTLTPNTTVETLETPVSREGCGTQRLCAAQPSECNPSNAGSCFFLSARQRNNGQNFDFGLSGLSEGYIAATLSTDTNVGNNDTTYVCANNNGVVKFFSTVLNNGRLIERVLNVNSVRGRVNGTKIQCTFAATVVTPSTRAPTVSISISNGTFNSTSGQLGDVNLQFRSGLVDLANANATVTNELNTTTTPAPTTPPSTTSHAITFQQSLTQALLITVGVLGLAML, from the exons ATGGACAATAGACTGGTTCTCGTTGTCCTGGTTGTGACACTGTCCTGGATGTCAGTCAACGCAcaaaacaacatgacaacagCAAACATGATCACTACAGAAAACAACATGACTACAGGAAACACTATGActacaggaaacaacatgacaacag GAAACATGACAGGAGGCCCAGGACATGTGACAGGAGGCCCAGGAAACATGACAGGAGGCCCAGGAAACATGACAGGAGGCCCAGGACATGTGACAGGAGGCCCAGGAAACATGACAGGAGGCCCAGGAAACATGACAGGAGGCCCAGAAAATGTGACAGGGGGCCCAGGAAACATGACAGGAAGCCCAGGAAACACCACGACAGGAAACACCatgacaggaaacacaggaaacaccaTGACAGGAAACACCACAACAGCAAGCCcaggaaacacagcaaataTGACAACAGAAGCCCCTGCACTGATTCCTAACACCACAGTGGAAACTCTTGAG ACACCTGTTTCCAGGGGAGGATGTGGGACCGAACGGCTCTGTGCAGCTCAGCCCTCTGAGTGCAACCCCTCCAATGCAGGATCATGCTTTTTTCTTTCCGCCAGGCGGAGGAGCGGTCAAAACTTTGACTTTGGGCTCTCAGGAGAGTCAGAGGGCTACCTTGCTGCCACCCTGTCAACTGACACCAACTTC GGAGATAACGACACAACCTACGTCTGTGCAAACAACAACGGTGCTGTTAAATTCTTTAGCACTGTCCTCAACAATGGCCGGCTGATTCAGAGAGAG ctgaatgtgaacTCTGTGAGGGGCAGGATCGATGGAAACAAAATCCAGTGTACATTTGCTGCCACATTACCAACCCCAACAACAAGAGCATCGGGTTTTGCACTCTCAGTCTCCACTGGACCTTTCAACAGCA CTTCTGGTGAGCTGGGAAGCCCCACCGCAGCACTAAGGACTGAAGTTGTAGACCCGGGAAATCCTAACGCCACTGTTACCAATGTGCTTTCCCCCAACACCACCGCTTCCCCCAACACTACCACACCAGCAGTAACAACCGCAGAGCCCACACTGACTCCTAACACCACAGTGGAAACTCTTGAG ACACCTGTTTCTAGGGAAGGATGTGGGACCCAGCGGCTCTGTGCAGCTCAGCCCTCTGAGTGCAACCCCTCCAATGCAGGATCATGCTTCTTTCTTTCCGCCAGGCAGCGGAACAATGGTCAAAACTTTGACTTTGGGCTCTCAGGACTTTCAGAGGGCTATATTGCTGCCACCCTGTCAACTGACACCAATGTG GGAAATAACGACACAACCTACGTCTGTGCAAACAACAACGGTGTTGTTAAATTCTTTAGCACTGTCCTCAACAATGGCCGGCTGATTGAGAGAGTG CTGAACGTGAACTCTGTGAGGGGAAGGGTCAATGGAACCAAAATCCAGTGTACGTTTGCTGCCACAGTAGTCACCCCATCAACTAGAGCTCCGACTGTCTCAATCTCCATCTCGAACGGAACTTTCAACAGCA CTTCTGGTCAGCTGGGAGACGTCAACCTCCAATTTAGGAGCGGTCTTGTAGACCTGGCAAACGCTAATGCCACTGTCACCAATGAACtgaacaccaccaccacccccgcCCCCACCACTCCCCCCAGCACCACTAGTCACGCCATCACCTTCCAGCAATCACTAACGCAGG CTCTGCTGATCACTGTGGGTGTGCTGGGTCTGGCCATGCTATGA
- the LOC121176919 gene encoding uncharacterized transmembrane protein DDB_G0289901-like isoform X1, with protein MDNRLVLVVLVVTLSWMSVNAQNNMTTANMITTENNMTTGNTMTTGNNMTTGNTMTAGNNMTTGNMTGGPGNMTGGPGHVTGGPGNMTGGPGNMTGGPENMTGGPGHVTGGPGNMTGGPGNMTGGPGNMTGGPGHVTGGPGNMTGGPGNMTGGPGHVTGGPGNMTGGPGNMTGGPENVTGGPGNMTGSPGNTTTGNTMTGNTGNTMTGNTTTASPGNTANMTTEAPALIPNTTVETLETPVSRGGCGTERLCAAQPSECNPSNAGSCFFLSARRRSGQNFDFGLSGESEGYLAATLSTDTNFGDNDTTYVCANNNGAVKFFSTVLNNGRLIQRELNVNSVRGRIDGNKIQCTFAATLPTPTTRASGFALSVSTGPFNSTSGELGSPTAALRTEVVDPGNPNATVTNVLSPNTTASPNTTTPAVTTAEPTLTPNTTVETLETPVSREGCGTQRLCAAQPSECNPSNAGSCFFLSARQRNNGQNFDFGLSGLSEGYIAATLSTDTNVGNNDTTYVCANNNGVVKFFSTVLNNGRLIERVLNVNSVRGRVNGTKIQCTFAATVVTPSTRAPTVSISISNGTFNSTSGQLGDVNLQFRSGLVDLANANATVTNELNTTTTPAPTTPPSTTSHAITFQQSLTQALLITVGVLGLAML; from the exons ATGGACAATAGACTGGTTCTCGTTGTCCTGGTTGTGACACTGTCCTGGATGTCAGTCAACGCAcaaaacaacatgacaacagCAAACATGATCACTACAGAAAACAACATGACTACAGGAAACACTATGActacaggaaacaacatgacaacaggaaacactatgactgcaggaaacaacatgactACAGGAAACATGACAGGAGGCCCAGGAAACATGACAGGAGGCCCAGGACACGTGACAGGAGGCCCAGGAAACATGACAGGAGGCCCAGGAAACATGACAGGTGGACCAGAAAACATGACAGGAGGCCCAGGACATGTGACAGGAGGCCCAGGAAACATGACAGGAGGCCCAGGAAACATGACAGGAGGCCCAGGAAACATGACAGGAGGCCCAGGACATGTGACAGGAGGCCCAGGAAACATGACAGGAGGCCCAGGAAACATGACAGGAGGCCCAGGACATGTGACAGGAGGCCCAGGAAACATGACAGGAGGCCCAGGAAACATGACAGGAGGCCCAGAAAATGTGACAGGGGGCCCAGGAAACATGACAGGAAGCCCAGGAAACACCACGACAGGAAACACCatgacaggaaacacaggaaacaccaTGACAGGAAACACCACAACAGCAAGCCcaggaaacacagcaaataTGACAACAGAAGCCCCTGCACTGATTCCTAACACCACAGTGGAAACTCTTGAG ACACCTGTTTCCAGGGGAGGATGTGGGACCGAACGGCTCTGTGCAGCTCAGCCCTCTGAGTGCAACCCCTCCAATGCAGGATCATGCTTTTTTCTTTCCGCCAGGCGGAGGAGCGGTCAAAACTTTGACTTTGGGCTCTCAGGAGAGTCAGAGGGCTACCTTGCTGCCACCCTGTCAACTGACACCAACTTC GGAGATAACGACACAACCTACGTCTGTGCAAACAACAACGGTGCTGTTAAATTCTTTAGCACTGTCCTCAACAATGGCCGGCTGATTCAGAGAGAG ctgaatgtgaacTCTGTGAGGGGCAGGATCGATGGAAACAAAATCCAGTGTACATTTGCTGCCACATTACCAACCCCAACAACAAGAGCATCGGGTTTTGCACTCTCAGTCTCCACTGGACCTTTCAACAGCA CTTCTGGTGAGCTGGGAAGCCCCACCGCAGCACTAAGGACTGAAGTTGTAGACCCGGGAAATCCTAACGCCACTGTTACCAATGTGCTTTCCCCCAACACCACCGCTTCCCCCAACACTACCACACCAGCAGTAACAACCGCAGAGCCCACACTGACTCCTAACACCACAGTGGAAACTCTTGAG ACACCTGTTTCTAGGGAAGGATGTGGGACCCAGCGGCTCTGTGCAGCTCAGCCCTCTGAGTGCAACCCCTCCAATGCAGGATCATGCTTCTTTCTTTCCGCCAGGCAGCGGAACAATGGTCAAAACTTTGACTTTGGGCTCTCAGGACTTTCAGAGGGCTATATTGCTGCCACCCTGTCAACTGACACCAATGTG GGAAATAACGACACAACCTACGTCTGTGCAAACAACAACGGTGTTGTTAAATTCTTTAGCACTGTCCTCAACAATGGCCGGCTGATTGAGAGAGTG CTGAACGTGAACTCTGTGAGGGGAAGGGTCAATGGAACCAAAATCCAGTGTACGTTTGCTGCCACAGTAGTCACCCCATCAACTAGAGCTCCGACTGTCTCAATCTCCATCTCGAACGGAACTTTCAACAGCA CTTCTGGTCAGCTGGGAGACGTCAACCTCCAATTTAGGAGCGGTCTTGTAGACCTGGCAAACGCTAATGCCACTGTCACCAATGAACtgaacaccaccaccacccccgcCCCCACCACTCCCCCCAGCACCACTAGTCACGCCATCACCTTCCAGCAATCACTAACGCAGG CTCTGCTGATCACTGTGGGTGTGCTGGGTCTGGCCATGCTATGA
- the LOC121176919 gene encoding uncharacterized transmembrane protein DDB_G0289901-like isoform X3, with the protein MDNRLVLVVLVVTLSWMSVNAQNNMTTANMITTENNMTTGNTMTTGNNMTTGNTMTAGNNMTTGNMTGGPGNMTGGPGHVTGGPGNMTGGPGNMTGGPENMTGGPGHVTGGPGNMTGGPGNMTGGPGNMTGGPGHVTGGPGNMTGGPGNMTGGPGHVTGGPGNMTGGPGNMTGSPGNTTTGNTMTGNTGNTMTGNTTTASPGNTANMTTEAPALIPNTTVETLETPVSRGGCGTERLCAAQPSECNPSNAGSCFFLSARRRSGQNFDFGLSGESEGYLAATLSTDTNFGDNDTTYVCANNNGAVKFFSTVLNNGRLIQRELNVNSVRGRIDGNKIQCTFAATLPTPTTRASGFALSVSTGPFNSTSGELGSPTAALRTEVVDPGNPNATVTNVLSPNTTASPNTTTPAVTTAEPTLTPNTTVETLETPVSREGCGTQRLCAAQPSECNPSNAGSCFFLSARQRNNGQNFDFGLSGLSEGYIAATLSTDTNVGNNDTTYVCANNNGVVKFFSTVLNNGRLIERVLNVNSVRGRVNGTKIQCTFAATVVTPSTRAPTVSISISNGTFNSTSGQLGDVNLQFRSGLVDLANANATVTNELNTTTTPAPTTPPSTTSHAITFQQSLTQALLITVGVLGLAML; encoded by the exons ATGGACAATAGACTGGTTCTCGTTGTCCTGGTTGTGACACTGTCCTGGATGTCAGTCAACGCAcaaaacaacatgacaacagCAAACATGATCACTACAGAAAACAACATGACTACAGGAAACACTATGActacaggaaacaacatgacaacaggaaacactatgactgcaggaaacaacatgactACAGGAAACATGACAGGAGGCCCAGGAAACATGACAGGAGGCCCAGGACACGTGACAGGAGGCCCAGGAAACATGACAGGAGGCCCAGGAAACATGACAGGTGGACCAGAAAACATGACAGGAGGCCCAGGACATGTGACAGGAGGCCCAGGAAACATGACAGGAGGCCCAGGAAACATGACAGGAGGCCCAGGAAACATGACAGGAGGCCCAGGACATGTGACAGGAGGCCCAGGAAACATGACAGGAGGCCCAGGAAACATGACAGGAGGCCCAGGACATGTGACAGGAGGCCCAGGAAACATGACAGGAGGCCCAGGAAAC ATGACAGGAAGCCCAGGAAACACCACGACAGGAAACACCatgacaggaaacacaggaaacaccaTGACAGGAAACACCACAACAGCAAGCCcaggaaacacagcaaataTGACAACAGAAGCCCCTGCACTGATTCCTAACACCACAGTGGAAACTCTTGAG ACACCTGTTTCCAGGGGAGGATGTGGGACCGAACGGCTCTGTGCAGCTCAGCCCTCTGAGTGCAACCCCTCCAATGCAGGATCATGCTTTTTTCTTTCCGCCAGGCGGAGGAGCGGTCAAAACTTTGACTTTGGGCTCTCAGGAGAGTCAGAGGGCTACCTTGCTGCCACCCTGTCAACTGACACCAACTTC GGAGATAACGACACAACCTACGTCTGTGCAAACAACAACGGTGCTGTTAAATTCTTTAGCACTGTCCTCAACAATGGCCGGCTGATTCAGAGAGAG ctgaatgtgaacTCTGTGAGGGGCAGGATCGATGGAAACAAAATCCAGTGTACATTTGCTGCCACATTACCAACCCCAACAACAAGAGCATCGGGTTTTGCACTCTCAGTCTCCACTGGACCTTTCAACAGCA CTTCTGGTGAGCTGGGAAGCCCCACCGCAGCACTAAGGACTGAAGTTGTAGACCCGGGAAATCCTAACGCCACTGTTACCAATGTGCTTTCCCCCAACACCACCGCTTCCCCCAACACTACCACACCAGCAGTAACAACCGCAGAGCCCACACTGACTCCTAACACCACAGTGGAAACTCTTGAG ACACCTGTTTCTAGGGAAGGATGTGGGACCCAGCGGCTCTGTGCAGCTCAGCCCTCTGAGTGCAACCCCTCCAATGCAGGATCATGCTTCTTTCTTTCCGCCAGGCAGCGGAACAATGGTCAAAACTTTGACTTTGGGCTCTCAGGACTTTCAGAGGGCTATATTGCTGCCACCCTGTCAACTGACACCAATGTG GGAAATAACGACACAACCTACGTCTGTGCAAACAACAACGGTGTTGTTAAATTCTTTAGCACTGTCCTCAACAATGGCCGGCTGATTGAGAGAGTG CTGAACGTGAACTCTGTGAGGGGAAGGGTCAATGGAACCAAAATCCAGTGTACGTTTGCTGCCACAGTAGTCACCCCATCAACTAGAGCTCCGACTGTCTCAATCTCCATCTCGAACGGAACTTTCAACAGCA CTTCTGGTCAGCTGGGAGACGTCAACCTCCAATTTAGGAGCGGTCTTGTAGACCTGGCAAACGCTAATGCCACTGTCACCAATGAACtgaacaccaccaccacccccgcCCCCACCACTCCCCCCAGCACCACTAGTCACGCCATCACCTTCCAGCAATCACTAACGCAGG CTCTGCTGATCACTGTGGGTGTGCTGGGTCTGGCCATGCTATGA